CACCGACCTCGCCCGCCCAGGCCTTATCGCACCAGCCGCACCGCGCCAATCCTCACGCAAAAAAACCCCCAAACCGCACGCTGAGACATTCGTCTCACGCGTCTCGCGTGCTGCGCTGCGGTGTGATCGTGCGCGAAGGATGTGCTACAACGAACTCCCGCCGAACGCTTTCCGGTCCGACGCAGTCCGCCAGCTCGCGCATCGCAAAACACGTCATGCGCGTCATGCAAGCAGCGTCTGCAAACGTCCGCAACCGTCTGGAACCGTCATGCCCTACGCCCTTGCGTCCACCCGGCACGCCGAACGCGTGCGCGGCGCCATCGAAGGCCGGATTCCGGCGCCGTCCGACTCGTCGCGGCTCGTTTCGTCGTGGCAACGCTCGTTCGAGCGCTATCAACTGGACCCCGGTTCCGTCATCGGCCCGCGCGTACTGGGCGCCGGTGAATTGCGCGAGATCCGCGATCGTGAGGAATCCTTTCTACGCGCTTCGGGGCAATGTCTCTCGCGTCTGCACGACATGGTGCGCGAGGCCGATTACTGCGTGATGCTCACCGACGCGCACGGCGTGACCATCGACTACCGCATCGATCGCGAGCGCCGTCACGACTTCAAGCACGCCGGTCTGCATATGGGTTCGTGCTGGTCGGAGAGCGAGGAAGGCACCTGCGGCATCGCCACCGTGCTCACCGATCTCGCGCCGATCACCGTGCACAAGACCGATCACTTTCGCGCGGCGTTCACGACGCTCACCTGCAGCGCCGCGCCCATCTTCGCGCCGGGCGGCGAACTGATCGGCGTGCTCGACGCATCGGCGGTGCAGTCACCCGACAACCGCGAGAGCCAGCGCATCGTCAACCAACTCGTGCGCCAGAGCGCGACGCTCATCGAGGACGGCTATTTCCTGCATCGCACGGCGGCGTGCTGGATGCTGTTCGGCCATCAGAACCGCAATTACGTCGAGGCCCAGCCGGAATGGCTGATTGCCTTCGACGAGAGCGGCAACGTGGTCGCGGCGAACCGGCGCGCGCGCGAATGCGTGCCCGGCCTCGACGGCCCGCGCCATATCGACGAGCTGTTCGATTCGTCGCACGTGCAGTTGCGCGACGTCGGTCGTATCGAGGCGATCGCCGCACTGCGTCTGCGCGCCACCGGCGCGATGCTTTACGCGCGGATTCGCGCGCCACTCGGCCGCAGCGGCCCCGCGAGCGCGCCCAGAGGCACCGCCGCGCCCGTTTCGCACGCCTACGCGCCGGAAACCGATCGCAGCGCGCTCGGCCCGTTTCTGCGCAGCACCGACGCGCGGGTCGCCGGCAATGCGCGCGTCGCGCAACGCGTGGCGGGCAAGCGCCTGCCCATCCTGCTGCTCGGCGAGACCGGCGCGGGCAAGGAAGTGTTCGCCCGCGCGATTCACGAGTCGGGCGCGCGGCGCAACCGTCCGTTCGTCGCCGTGAATTGCGGCGCGCTGCCCGAATCGCTGATCGAAAGCGAGCTGTTCGGCTATGCGCCCGGAGCATTCACGGGCGCGCGGCGTCACGGCGCGCGCGGCAAGATCGCGATGGCCGACGGCGGCACGCTGTTTCTCGACGAAATCGGCGACATGCCGCTCGCGCTGCAAACGCGCCTGCTGCGCGTGCTCGCCGAAGGCGAAGTGCTGCCGCTCGGCGGCGAAACGCCGGTGCGCGTGAATCTCGACGTGATTTGCGCCACGCACCGCGATCTCGCGCAGATGAGCGCGGCGGGCACGTTCCGCGACGATCTCTACTACCGGTTGAGCGGCGCCGTGCTCGCGCTGCCGCCGCTGCGCGAGCGGCACGACATCGCCATGCTGATCGAGACCGTGTTCGCCG
The Paraburkholderia acidisoli genome window above contains:
- a CDS encoding sigma-54-dependent Fis family transcriptional regulator, whose protein sequence is MPYALASTRHAERVRGAIEGRIPAPSDSSRLVSSWQRSFERYQLDPGSVIGPRVLGAGELREIRDREESFLRASGQCLSRLHDMVREADYCVMLTDAHGVTIDYRIDRERRHDFKHAGLHMGSCWSESEEGTCGIATVLTDLAPITVHKTDHFRAAFTTLTCSAAPIFAPGGELIGVLDASAVQSPDNRESQRIVNQLVRQSATLIEDGYFLHRTAACWMLFGHQNRNYVEAQPEWLIAFDESGNVVAANRRARECVPGLDGPRHIDELFDSSHVQLRDVGRIEAIAALRLRATGAMLYARIRAPLGRSGPASAPRGTAAPVSHAYAPETDRSALGPFLRSTDARVAGNARVAQRVAGKRLPILLLGETGAGKEVFARAIHESGARRNRPFVAVNCGALPESLIESELFGYAPGAFTGARRHGARGKIAMADGGTLFLDEIGDMPLALQTRLLRVLAEGEVLPLGGETPVRVNLDVICATHRDLAQMSAAGTFRDDLYYRLSGAVLALPPLRERHDIAMLIETVFAEEAQAAGRPLALDRALAARLAAFDWPGNLRQLRNAMRYACAVCDAALVDARHLSADLAARLPEDTLDSPASAALSAFSLTALPPADERERIAAALTAHRWHPNDAARALGISRATLYRRIAKYGIVAPHRR